Below is a genomic region from Staphylococcus carnosus.
TGAAATATAGCTCGCAATAATGCTTTAGGTAAAATGCCATCGTGCTTATAATATAGTGAATCCTCAGACGCAACCAAAGCTTTAGGAATCACAGCATTGACGCTTTTAGGACCTACAAGTAATGGATTTAATGAATCATCATATTGCTTTAAGAAATCTTTTTGCTTATAGTTAATTTGTTCATCACCTGGAACACGTAGAACGTGAGCACGTAATTGTGCATTTGTTATATTTTCAGAGTTTGCTGTCATACTCATGAAAAAGCCTAATAATAAGCCGGCTGATAAACTAATAACAAGCAAGATGATGACAAATATAGTCACAAAGAAATATTTTATTCTCTTATACCAAAGTTCAAACAATTTGAGAGCTTTGGTAGTATCAGAATGGCTAGGTTGTGGTGTGCTCATGATTGACCTCCAATATTAAAGTTAGTATATCATAATCCAATTGAAGTTGACTTTTAATAAGCTGTTACTTATACTTGAATTAAAATTATATGTTTTGGATAAGGAAAAGTAACTGATTTAGCTGTTTTCAGAGAGTTAGTGGGTGCTGTGAACTAACAATAGCGAATGAGCGAATACACCTGGTGCCTTATGATTCATAAGTATCCGACGTTTGATTTAATGAACGTATCATTAAGTAGAGAAACCTTAAGTATGGTGGTACCGTGCATGTTATGCGCCCTTACAGTAATTGAACTGTAAGGGTTTTTTATTTTTCAAAAATCCAAAAGATATAAATTATTATTAGCGATCAAAAAAAGAGGAGGCAACAATTCATGACAAATGAATTATTAAAAGACTTAGAATGGCGCGGTCTTATTTATCAACAAACAGATGCTGAAGGCTTAGAAAATATTTTAAATAAAGAACAAGTTACTTTGTATTGCGGTGTAGATCCAACTGCAGACAGTATGCATATCGGTCATTTATTACCATTATTAACTTTACGTCGTTTTCAAAATCATGGGCATAAACCGATTGTATTGATCGGTGGCGGTACAGGTATGATTGGAGATCCATCAGGTAAAACAGATGAACGTGTTTTACAAACAGAAGAACAAGTAGAACAAAATGTTCGTGGTATCGGTAATCAAATGGATAAAATATTTGATTTCTCTGGTAAAGAAGCAGCTCAATTAGTGAATAACAGAGATTGGTTAGGTAAAATTTCTTTAATCGATTTCTTAAGAGATTATGGTAAACATGTTGGTGTAAATTACATGTTAGGCAAAGATTCAGTACAATCTCGTTTAGAAAATGGTATTTCATATACTGAATTTACTTATATGATTTTACAAGCTATCGATTTTGGTCATTTAAACCGCGAATACAATTGTAAAGTGCAAATCGGTGGTTCTGACCAATGGGGCAATATTACAAGTGGTATTGAATTAATGCGTCGTATGTATGGTCAAACTGAGGCATATGGTATTACGATTCCTTTAGTTACAAAAGCGGATGGTAAAAAATTCGGTAAATCAGAAGCTGGTACAGTTTGGTTAGATGCTGAAAAAACAAGTCCTTATGAGTTATACCAATTTTGGATTAATACAACAGATGCAGATGTTATTAAATTCTTGAAATACTTTACTTTCTTAGATAAAGAAGAGATAGAACGTCTTGAACAATCTAAAGAAGAAGCTCCGCATTTACGTGAAGCTCAAAAAGCATTGGCTGAAAATGTAGTACGTTTCATTCATGGCGAAGGTGCACTTAATGATGCAATCCGTATTTCAGAAGCGTTGTTCAGCGGTGATTTGAAAGCATTGAGCAGCGATGAATTACGTGAAGGTTTTAAAGATGTACCACAAGCAGAAGTCAGCAATGCAACGACTAATATTGTAGACTTTATTGTTGAAGCGGGTATTTCTTCTTCTAAAAGACAAGCGAGAGAAGATGTATCAAATGGTGCAATTTACATTAATGGCGAACGTGAGCAAGATTTGAAATATGAAATTTCTGAAGCTGATAAGATTGATAATGAATTTACAATTGTAAGACGCGGTAAGAAAAAATACTTTATGGTTAAGTATAAATAACTGAAAAACAAAAGGGGCTCTGGATTCTGATTTTTATATCAGGTTATCCAGAGCCTTTTTAATACCATATTATTTTTTACCAAGTGTTACAGTAACTTCTTTTTCTTTACCATCACGTATAATAGTGAGTTTCATTGTATCGCCCGGCTTTTTATTTGCATATAGGTATGAGCGTAAAGCTGCATCATCTTTGATTGCTTTGCCGTCAGCTTTAATGATAATATCACCTTTTTTAATAGCATCTTGATGGGAAACTTTTGCAACATAAACACCATCAGTACGATCAGTGTGCAAGTCGTTTTTATAGCGGTCTGGTATATCGCTTAAATTAATTAAGCCTAAACCAATTGATGGTCTTTCAACTTTGCCGTGTTTGACAAGTTGTTCAATTGTTATTTTCACTTCATTACTTGGGATAGCAAAACCGATACCTTCTACTTGATCACTAGAAATTTTCATAGAGTTGATACCAACTAAGTCGCCATTGATATTGACTAATGCGCCACCTGAGTTACCAGGATTGATTGCTGCATCTGTTTGTAATACATTAACTTTATTTGTTCCATCAGCAGTCTGAGTATCAATTGTACGTTCATTAGCAGAGATGATACCTGATGTAACAGTGTTTGCAAACTCTAATCCAAGAGGATTACCAATTGCAAATACACTATCGCCAGTTTTAACTTTTGAAGAATCAGCAAAAGATATTGCTTTAGTACCAGGTGCATTATCAATTTTAAGTACAGCAATATCTGTTAAAGCATCTTTTCCTATAAGACGCGCTTTAACTTGTTTAGAGTCATGAAGCTGTACTTTAATTTCACTTGCACCGTCTACTACATGATTATTTGTCACAATATAAGCGTCATTTCCAGATTTTTGGTAGATAACACCTGAACCGATTCCGACTTCCTGTGATTTGCCAGCACTGCCATTAAAGAAATCTTCTAGGCTCTGAGCCTTTTGCATATTAATTACACCAACTATAGATGGTGAAACATCATTCAGCATTTGGTTAACCGTTTTATATTTATCGCTTTTACCATCTAAGACATTTCCGCCTTTACTTTGTGAGGATTCATTAACTTGAGATCCTTTGTTTGCTTGATCGGTTATAATGCTGCCAATTTTAAATGCGCCAAGTACTAAAAGTGCACCGATAATACCAGAAAGTAAGGCAATTAAAACAACACGGAACCATGGGAATTTTTTTCTGGGTGGTGGGGTGTTCTCATTATTTTGATTATAATAATCTGTCATTTTATACCTCCGTTTATTATTCTTATTTATATTATCTAATGATTTAAAGTCTATTTCCAGTATTTTGATAATAATTTAAACGAATTAGTGTATTTTCATTTAATAAAACTAGGAAAGAAAGGAAAGGTTTATAAATTATCTTGTTGTCCTGAAGGCATAATGATAAAATTTGAGTAGCAAACATTCAATATAGTAGGTGACAAAATGTACAAATTTATCAGCAGCATTCTGTATTGGTTATTAGTCAAAAAGTGTAAATCACTCAAAGTTCATGGGAAAAAGAATGTACCGCAATTACATCGTTATGTGGTGACTTGTAATCATGAAAGTTATAATGAAGTGATTATGCTAGGAATGGCTTTATACCCAAATCAAATTCATTACATGGCTAAAAAAGAACTTTTTAACAATAAATTTTTTGGTAGTTTTTTGAAGTCTCTTAATGCTTTTCCAGTAGATCGTGAAAATCCAGGACCAAGCACAATTAAAACACCAGTTAATTTACTGAAAAAGAACAAAACAATTGGTATGTTTCCTGCTGGTCATAGAACAACAGAAGAAACACCTTTAAAACGCGGTGCTGCAACGATTGCAATGCTAGCTAAAGTACCGATTGTTCCAGCAGCATATGTAGGCCCGGATAAAATTATGGGATTGATTACAGGTAAAGCACATATCAAATTTGGTGAACCGATTGATACAGCAAATTTACCAGAGCATTTGAAAAAGCGTAATGAAAAAGTTGATTATATTACGCAAGAAGTAACAAAAAGAACTAGAGAATTACAAAAAGAATTAAATGAATTATTGTAATACGTAATTGAGATAGTGTTTTTGTATGATGTTGAACGATGAATAATTTCAATAACATCAAAAAACACTATCTTTTTTTACTGTTTTAATAAAACGTTTTCATACATAATAAATAGAAAAAGGTGAAGTGAATGTTTAATTTTTTACAGCGTTTGGGACGTTCTTTGATGCTGCCAGTTGCCGTATTACCTGCTGCAGCTATCTTGATTGGAATTGGTAATGCTATTAAAGCTTTTCAAGCCAATTCAGTAATTGGACAATTTATTTTCAATTGCGGTTTTGTAATTATGGAAAATCTCGGCATACTCTTTGCAATTGGTGTAGCACTCGGTATGGCTAAGAAAAATGACGGAGCTGTAACATTGGCTGCAGTTGTCGGTTTCTTTGTAGTAACAGGTGTTTTATCTCCCGATAAACTAACCGAATTATTACATGTTAAGGCAGATAAACTCAATGAAGCTTTTACTGCTATGAATGGACAAAATGTATTTGTAGGTCTGATCGTCGGATTGGTTGCTGCTTATTCTTATAACAAGTTCAGCGGAACAGAATTGCCTACGGCATTATCTTTCTTCAGCGGTAAACGCTTGGTTCCGATTATGACAGCATTGTTTTCATCTGTCGTAGCTATTATTTTCTTTTTCGTATGGCCATTTGTTTATGATGCTATTGTAGCGTTTGGTAAGTGGATTATTAATTTTGGTCCTTTCGGTGCATTTTTATATGGATTCTTTAACCGATTATTAATACCGACAGGACTGCATCATGCTTTAAATTCAGTGTTTTGGTTTAATCTTGCAGGTATTGATGATGTTGCCAAATTCCAAACAGGTCATGATGCAGTAAAAGGTATTACAGGTCGTTATATGGCTGGTTTCTTCCCAGTTATGATGTTTGGTATTCCAGCAGCTGCTTTAGCAATGTATCATACGGCAAAAACAGAACAGAAAAAGCGCGTAGCAGGGTTGATGCTTGCTGGTTCAATTTCTGCTTTCTTTGTAGGTGTGACTGAACCAATTGAATTTGCATTCATGTTTGTAGCTCCTGTGCTTTTTGTTATTCATGCATTGTTAACAGGATTATCACTATTTATTGCAGCAATTTTTCATTGGACTGCAGGTTTTGCATTTAGTGCAGGACTGATTGATTTTGTTTTATCATTGTTAAATCCTGTAGCCAATCATCCAATGATGCTGATGGTTCAAGGACTAGTATTCTTTGTAATTTATTATGTTGTGTTCCGAGCAGTTATTCAAATCTTCAACTTAAATACACCAGGACGTGGAGATGATGAAATTGCTGATCCGGTTGTGGAAACAGCAAATGGAGCACCAGCTGGAAGTATAAGTTCAGAAGGTGAACCACGTAAATATGAAAAAATGTCTTCTCAAATTATTGAAGGGCTGGGTGGAAAAGAAAATATTACATCACTTACAAATTGCGCTACGAGATTGCGATTAGAAGTTGCAGATATCAATCAATTAGATAAAAATAAAATTACTCAAGCAGGCGCAGTAGGTGTGACGACAAGCGGTCAGCATAACGCACAAGTCATTATTGGCACTCAAGTTCAACAAGTTGCTGATGAGGTTGAATTGCAAATGGAAACAAATTAAAGTCAATAATTAGAGCAAAGCATAAATCTTTTAAAAAGGTTTGCTTCGCTCTATTGCTTATTTAAGTATTCATTTGTATAATGATACTCATTAATCTGAATTTTCTGAAGTAGGTGCGTAATTATGAAAGCAGTATTATTTGATGTTGATGGTGTATTTTTAAGTGAAGAGCGCTGTTTTGATGTATCAGCATTAACAGTATATGAAATTTTGATGAGTCATCAATTTTTGAAATTAATGCAGAATGTCAAATTCAATAAAATCGCTAATAGTGATATTACCCTGATTCGTCAGGTTGTATTTGACCAAGATAAAATACTAAATGCAATGAAGTCACGTGGTTTGAATTCTAATTGGGACATGCTGTTTATTGCCTTATCAATTCATTTGATTGATTTATTAAAAAATGTCTCTCCGGAAGAAAAGGAAGCATTTTTGACAGCACATCCATTTACAGATGTAACACTACAAGAGCTTGGAGAGAATTTAAATGACCATACTCTAGATTTTGTAAAACCATTAAATTTTATGGAAAATGCTGAATCAGGAAAATCACAAATTTATCGTGATTTAAGAAAATATGCTGAACAAGAATTGAATACTACTCATACTGAACTGTTTGAAATTAGAAGTCCATTGTGGGAAATTGCTCAAGAGGTTTATCAAGAATGGTATTTAGGACATCGTTTATATCGTAAGGTAGAAAATAAAACACCACGCAGTGATTTTAAAACTGGCTATATTTATCAAGAATCAGAATTAGCTCCTATTGATCAAATTCAAAAGCTGCTCAGTGATTTAAAAGAAGCAGGTTATCAACTTGCGATTGCGACGGGGCGCCCTAGAACAGAAACTCTTGTTCCATTTGAAGATAAAGGACTAGCTTCTTTCTTTGATCCACACCATATAGCAACTGCTTCTGAAGTGTTAAAAGCAGAAGAACGATTTCCAGAATTAAAGCCTTTAGGCAAACCTAATCCATTTAGTTATATTACTGCATATAATGGTAATGATGAATCAAATTATCGTGAATACGCTGAACAACAAGAAAATATATTCTCTGATCAGGAAATATTTATAGTAGGGGATTCTTTAGCGGATTTATTTAGTGCTGATACAACTGATGCAACTTTTATAGGAACTTTGACAGGTTTGAAAGGTAAAGCAGCGAAAGATGAATTAGCAGTACATCAAGCAGATTACATCGTTGATAATGTATTAGATATTCGAAAAATATTATTATAAAAATTTTAAAACCAGCTGGAGAGATCTTCTCCCAGCTGGTTTTTATAATGATTATTTACTTAAATCTACAAACTGAATATTTTTGAAACCATCAATTTGGAAAAGTGCTTTGATGATATCTTCAGAAACTGTATGGTCGACTGATATAATCATCATTGCATCGCCGCCTTCTTCTGCACGGCCTAAATGCATTGAAGCAATATTAATATCATATTCTCCTAAAATCTGTCCCGTTCTACCTACAATACCAGGTCGGTCTGTATGATTAATAATTAATTGGTATTCGGCAGGTTTAAAATCAACAGGGTAGTCGTTGATTCTTACAATACGAGGACCATAACCATTTAGTACTGTAGCACCAACCGTAACGACTTGGTCACGATTAATCATTGTTAATTCGATGTAATTATTAAATGAACGTGATTTAGCATCTTTTTCGACATTATATACGACATTTTGTTCATTTAATAAGAAGAGTGAGTTCACAAGATTTACGCGATCTCCTAAATCTTGAGATAATACGCCTTTAGCAATAGTACGTGTCAAAATATTTGTATCTTCTTTGACAAGTTGACCGCTGAATTTAATTTTAAGTTCACGCGGTGCTTTTCCAAGAAGCTGAATACAAACTTTACCCGCCATATCACAAAGATCGATATAATCTTGTAATTCTTTATCTTCCTCTCCAAAAATCATTTTCGGTGCATTAATTGCATGACGAACATTACCAGTATGGAAAAATTCTGCAATCTCATTAGAAACTGAAACGGCTACTTTTTCTTGTGCTTCAACAGTAGAAGCTCCTAGATGTGGTGTTACAATTACTTTATCATGTTTAACTAAAGGTGAATTGGTAGCAGGTTCATGTGTGAATACATCAATTGCAGCACGTGCGATTAGCCCTTTATCTAATGCTTCAACTAATTCTTCTTCATCGATAATACCGCCACGTGCTACGTTGATAATTTGTAATTGCGGTTTTGCTTGTTCAAAAAACTCTTTACCAATCATACCCTTAGTTTTAGCAGTAAGGGGAGTATGAACTGTAACAAAATCAGCCTTTTGTGCAATTTCCTCAACACTTGCACGTTCGATATCTAACTCTTGAGCTTTTTCAGCAGTTAAATATGGATCAAAGGCAATGATTTTCATACCAAAGCTTTTTGCGCGTTTAGCAACACCTAATCCAATTCTGCCAGTTCCGATTACGCCCAAAGTTTTATGATAAAGTTCAGTACCTTTAAATTCAGAACGATTCCATTTTCCTTCTTTAAGAGATTGATGTGCCATCGGAATTTGACGAGCCATAGCTAAAATCATAGCCATTGAATGTTCTGTTGCAGAAATTGTATTTCCATCCGGTGCATTGATGACCAAAACACCGCGTTTTGTTGCGGCATCTTTATTTATATTATCTACACCCACACCAGCGCGAGCAATTATTTTTAAATTATCCGCTGCCTCAATGACATCTTCAGTGACTTGAGTTTGGCTTCTCACAATGAGTCCATCGTATGCTTTGATTTTTTCAATTAGTTCATCTGGAGAAAGTGATGTATCTATATCCACTTCAAATTGTTCATCATCTAATAAAGTTTGCAACCCGTCCTTAGCGATAGGGTCTGATACTAAAATTTTATACATAATCTTTAATCACCTCTAAATAAGCTTTTGTACCTTTACCAATATAAGATTCATTTCTTAAGTCACTTAAAATAACTTCTAAAGCACTTACGCATTGTAATATGTCAGCTGTATCAATGGTTCCTAGATGACCAATACGTAAGATTTTTCCTTTTAATTTTCCTTGACCCCCAGCAATTGTAATGTTGAAGCGATTTAACAATTGATTTTTAATTGAGGAAATTTCCTCAGATGTTGGTGGAACAAAGGCTGTAACAGTAGGTGAAGCATATTCATCTTCCACAAGAAGTGGTAAATCTAACGCTTTTAGCGCAGCACGTAAACCGTCACGTATTACATAATGTCTTTTGATTACATTGTTGAATCCCTCATCTTCAACAAGTTCTGCATATGCAGCTACACCTTTATATAAACTTACGTTTGGTGTGAAAGGTGTTGAATTATTTTCAGCAGATGCAATATATTTATTAAAATCTAAATAAAAACGTGGTGTTTCTACTTCAGCAAAACGATCTTTTGCTCTATCTGAATATGCAGCAAAAGCCAATCCAGGTGGTAACATTAATGCTTTTTGGCTCCCTGCAACTAGTACATCGATATTGTCGCGTTTAAGGTTGACATCAACTGCGCCCACACAGCTGACACCATCAACTACAAAATAAGTTTCAGGATATTTTTCATGTATTGCTTTGCCTAATTCATGAATAGGGTGTACTACAGTTGTTGATGTCTCACAGTATTGTGTATATACTGCAGTCACATCTTCAGTCAATGAATTTAAATAATCCATAAATTCATTGACATTAACTGCTTCTCCCCATGTAACATTGTAAACATGTACATGATTAAAATACGTTTCTGCAATTTGTTTGAAACGATTGCCGAATGTTCCAGAAACTATAACAACAACATGGTCATCTGGATTAACCAAATTGACCATGCTTGCTTCTAAAGCACTCGTACCGCTGGATGTAAAAATAAGTACGTCATTTTCTGAACCGAAAACAGGCTTCAACCCTTTATAAGCCTTTTCAGCAACTTTCTCAAATTCTTTTGTACGATGACCAATCATTGGTTCTTGGATGACGCGTTGAATACGGTCCGGAATCGGAGTTGGTCCCGGTGTTAATAACAATGGATGATGATACATATAGATTTCCCCCTAACAACAAGATTGTTTCATTTTATCAAATATTCTGAAAATAAGGAAGTGAATTTATGTGTAAATATGGAGTATTTGCAACAATTTAACACTTCAACAGATTGTAAGCGGTTACTCTTATTTGGGCTATAAATATATTTTT
It encodes:
- the nagE gene encoding N-acetylglucosamine-specific PTS transporter subunit IIBC, with translation MFNFLQRLGRSLMLPVAVLPAAAILIGIGNAIKAFQANSVIGQFIFNCGFVIMENLGILFAIGVALGMAKKNDGAVTLAAVVGFFVVTGVLSPDKLTELLHVKADKLNEAFTAMNGQNVFVGLIVGLVAAYSYNKFSGTELPTALSFFSGKRLVPIMTALFSSVVAIIFFFVWPFVYDAIVAFGKWIINFGPFGAFLYGFFNRLLIPTGLHHALNSVFWFNLAGIDDVAKFQTGHDAVKGITGRYMAGFFPVMMFGIPAAALAMYHTAKTEQKKRVAGLMLAGSISAFFVGVTEPIEFAFMFVAPVLFVIHALLTGLSLFIAAIFHWTAGFAFSAGLIDFVLSLLNPVANHPMMLMVQGLVFFVIYYVVFRAVIQIFNLNTPGRGDDEIADPVVETANGAPAGSISSEGEPRKYEKMSSQIIEGLGGKENITSLTNCATRLRLEVADINQLDKNKITQAGAVGVTTSGQHNAQVIIGTQVQQVADEVELQMETN
- a CDS encoding lysophospholipid acyltransferase family protein; amino-acid sequence: MYKFISSILYWLLVKKCKSLKVHGKKNVPQLHRYVVTCNHESYNEVIMLGMALYPNQIHYMAKKELFNNKFFGSFLKSLNAFPVDRENPGPSTIKTPVNLLKKNKTIGMFPAGHRTTEETPLKRGAATIAMLAKVPIVPAAYVGPDKIMGLITGKAHIKFGEPIDTANLPEHLKKRNEKVDYITQEVTKRTRELQKELNELL
- a CDS encoding pyridoxal-phosphate-dependent aminotransferase family protein produces the protein MYHHPLLLTPGPTPIPDRIQRVIQEPMIGHRTKEFEKVAEKAYKGLKPVFGSENDVLIFTSSGTSALEASMVNLVNPDDHVVVIVSGTFGNRFKQIAETYFNHVHVYNVTWGEAVNVNEFMDYLNSLTEDVTAVYTQYCETSTTVVHPIHELGKAIHEKYPETYFVVDGVSCVGAVDVNLKRDNIDVLVAGSQKALMLPPGLAFAAYSDRAKDRFAEVETPRFYLDFNKYIASAENNSTPFTPNVSLYKGVAAYAELVEDEGFNNVIKRHYVIRDGLRAALKALDLPLLVEDEYASPTVTAFVPPTSEEISSIKNQLLNRFNITIAGGQGKLKGKILRIGHLGTIDTADILQCVSALEVILSDLRNESYIGKGTKAYLEVIKDYV
- the serA gene encoding phosphoglycerate dehydrogenase, which gives rise to MYKILVSDPIAKDGLQTLLDDEQFEVDIDTSLSPDELIEKIKAYDGLIVRSQTQVTEDVIEAADNLKIIARAGVGVDNINKDAATKRGVLVINAPDGNTISATEHSMAMILAMARQIPMAHQSLKEGKWNRSEFKGTELYHKTLGVIGTGRIGLGVAKRAKSFGMKIIAFDPYLTAEKAQELDIERASVEEIAQKADFVTVHTPLTAKTKGMIGKEFFEQAKPQLQIINVARGGIIDEEELVEALDKGLIARAAIDVFTHEPATNSPLVKHDKVIVTPHLGASTVEAQEKVAVSVSNEIAEFFHTGNVRHAINAPKMIFGEEDKELQDYIDLCDMAGKVCIQLLGKAPRELKIKFSGQLVKEDTNILTRTIAKGVLSQDLGDRVNLVNSLFLLNEQNVVYNVEKDAKSRSFNNYIELTMINRDQVVTVGATVLNGYGPRIVRINDYPVDFKPAEYQLIINHTDRPGIVGRTGQILGEYDINIASMHLGRAEEGGDAMMIISVDHTVSEDIIKALFQIDGFKNIQFVDLSK
- the tyrS gene encoding tyrosine--tRNA ligase codes for the protein MTNELLKDLEWRGLIYQQTDAEGLENILNKEQVTLYCGVDPTADSMHIGHLLPLLTLRRFQNHGHKPIVLIGGGTGMIGDPSGKTDERVLQTEEQVEQNVRGIGNQMDKIFDFSGKEAAQLVNNRDWLGKISLIDFLRDYGKHVGVNYMLGKDSVQSRLENGISYTEFTYMILQAIDFGHLNREYNCKVQIGGSDQWGNITSGIELMRRMYGQTEAYGITIPLVTKADGKKFGKSEAGTVWLDAEKTSPYELYQFWINTTDADVIKFLKYFTFLDKEEIERLEQSKEEAPHLREAQKALAENVVRFIHGEGALNDAIRISEALFSGDLKALSSDELREGFKDVPQAEVSNATTNIVDFIVEAGISSSKRQAREDVSNGAIYINGEREQDLKYEISEADKIDNEFTIVRRGKKKYFMVKYK
- a CDS encoding S1C family serine protease, which translates into the protein MTDYYNQNNENTPPPRKKFPWFRVVLIALLSGIIGALLVLGAFKIGSIITDQANKGSQVNESSQSKGGNVLDGKSDKYKTVNQMLNDVSPSIVGVINMQKAQSLEDFFNGSAGKSQEVGIGSGVIYQKSGNDAYIVTNNHVVDGASEIKVQLHDSKQVKARLIGKDALTDIAVLKIDNAPGTKAISFADSSKVKTGDSVFAIGNPLGLEFANTVTSGIISANERTIDTQTADGTNKVNVLQTDAAINPGNSGGALVNINGDLVGINSMKISSDQVEGIGFAIPSNEVKITIEQLVKHGKVERPSIGLGLINLSDIPDRYKNDLHTDRTDGVYVAKVSHQDAIKKGDIIIKADGKAIKDDAALRSYLYANKKPGDTMKLTIIRDGKEKEVTVTLGKK
- a CDS encoding HAD family hydrolase is translated as MKAVLFDVDGVFLSEERCFDVSALTVYEILMSHQFLKLMQNVKFNKIANSDITLIRQVVFDQDKILNAMKSRGLNSNWDMLFIALSIHLIDLLKNVSPEEKEAFLTAHPFTDVTLQELGENLNDHTLDFVKPLNFMENAESGKSQIYRDLRKYAEQELNTTHTELFEIRSPLWEIAQEVYQEWYLGHRLYRKVENKTPRSDFKTGYIYQESELAPIDQIQKLLSDLKEAGYQLAIATGRPRTETLVPFEDKGLASFFDPHHIATASEVLKAEERFPELKPLGKPNPFSYITAYNGNDESNYREYAEQQENIFSDQEIFIVGDSLADLFSADTTDATFIGTLTGLKGKAAKDELAVHQADYIVDNVLDIRKILL